The Agaribacterium sp. ZY112 genome includes the window ACACCATCTTGCTCAAATCGCTTAGCCAGCTCCGTCGCCTTAACATTGCTCACTTCGGCCCAACCGTCCGTTGCAACAAGACCATCTTTTGCATCCAGCCCAACAATAATATGGCCGGCAAACTGCTTACACATTTGCGTCACAAACTCAGGCTCTTTAACAGCCTTAGTGCCAATAATAAGGTAGTTAACACCTGCATTTAGGTAGTACTCGATGGTTTCAGCACTGCGAATACCACCGCCTATTTGAATAGGTAAATCGGGATAAGCCTTAGAAATAGAGGTAACAATGTCACCATTAACAGGCTTACCATCAAAGGCGCCGTTAAGATCGACCAAATGAAGTCGTCGACATCCAGCATCAACCCAGCGTGCCGCCATAGAAACAGGATCATCAGAAAAAACGGTGCTGTCGTCCATCAAACCCTGGCGCAAGCGTACACAAGCGCCGTCTTTAAGATCGATTGCGGGGATAATTAGCATATTACTACCTATAAATGTAAGAGCTGGCTCAAGTAAGAAACTGCAGTTAAACCGAGATTCGTCGAGCCACAGGGCGAAGAACAACACACCCTTAGTTTGTTAACGAGCTTAGAACTTACCGTCCCAAGCAACAAAATTCTTTAATAGCTGCAAGCCTGCATCGTGGCTTTTCTCAGGGTGAAACTGAGTTGCAAATACATTGCCTTTAGCAACTGCGGTGGTGAAACCCAAACCGTAGTGGCTGCGACCACTTTCTATGCCTTGCTGTTGCAAGTGGACAAAATAGCTATGAACAAAATAAAAACGGCAGTTATTCTCTATGCCTTGCCACATAGGGTGATCAAGTACTTGCTCAACTTGGTTCCAGCCCATATGAGGTACTTTTAATTTGCTTTGTGCTGAACTTGCTTGGAATACATCGTTATTACTGAAAAATTCAACACTTCCATCGAAGTGGCCCAAGCAGTCAATACCACCATTTTCTTCGCTGCGTTGCATTAAAGCTTGCATGCCAACACAAATCGCAAGTAAAGGTTTACCGCTAGCAATCTCATCAGCTACAAGCTTGTCAAAACCAAGCCGACGAATTTCAGCCATACAATCACGAATAGCACCCACACCAGGAAAGATAACTCGATCGGCGCGTTTAACAACCTCGTGATCCGCCGTTACCTGCACATCAACATCTGGCGCAACTCTGTGTAAAGCAGAGGCAACTGAATGTAGGTTACCCATGCCGTAATCGATGATAGCTACACTACTCATAGCGTACCTTTAGTAGAAGGCATTACATCGCCTAAACGCTCATCGCGAGCCATTGCCATACGCAAGGCACGACCAAAAGCCTTAAAGACCGTTTCCGCTTGATGATGAGCGTTATCACCACGCAAGTTATCGATGTGCAAAGTCACCTGAGCGTGATTAACAAAACCACGGAAAAACTCCAAAAACAACTCAGTATCAAAATTGCCAATACGCTTTTGAGTAAATGGAATATCCATCTCAAGCCCAGGGCGACCACTAAAGTCGATCACAACTCGCGAGAGAGAGCCATCTAAAGGCACATATGAATGGCCATAACGCACGATGCCTTTTTTGTTGCCCAACGCTTCGTTGATAGCCTTACCAAAGGTAATGCCGATATCTTCAACGGTATGGTGATCATCAATATAGGTATCTCCCTTGCAGAACACGTCCATATCAATCAGGCCGTGACGCGCAATTTGATCCATCATGTGCTCTAAAAAAGGCACACCCGTATCAAATTTTGCATTACCAGTACCGTCGAGATTTAACTCAACTTTAATCTGGGTCTCAAGAGTGTCACGACTAACAGTCGCGGTACGTGCGCTCATGGAACTTACTCAAACAGTGGGAAAGGCGCGAATTATAGCCTGTTGCGCCAAGTCCTTCACACTGTTTTATTTAGCTTGTTAGGCAAAAATGCTCTTGTCTTTGGGCACTAGCTTAAGCACCTTCTGATTAGGCTTATAGACAATGTCCACTTAAACCCGTGCGTGAAATTGATACGCATCAAAATGGCAAGCCCATGTGGGAGTAAAGTAGCACTCAAGCAATCAAAGAACTTGAGACGCACAAAATGAATGAAGTCGTATTTGTGTCTACATTAGGCATGACGATAAGCATGGTTGGCATTGCCACCATTGGTCTTATTGGTGGCGCATTATTGTATTACTGCGAGAAAGTCGCAGCGAAAAAGCGCCCGGCTCACTGACCCCTCGGTAGGTGCTCCATCTCTCACCTACCCTCGGCATCGAAGGATGCCATGGGCGCAGGATGCGCCCACCTTTTGCGGTCTATTGCACCACGCAGAGTTTAACTGCGTCAGATTGGCAATAGTCCCCGGGCTCTGCCCGCTTCGAAGACCTCAAACTAGAGGCGAAGCGGTTATGTGGAGCCTATATATTTGGCCACGGCGCTTCACGCCGCTGTCGTCATCTGCCTGACGGGATCTTAGCCGACCGATCAGGCTCTTTAACGGTGAACTCGAGCAACTTGTTCTGATTGAAGCTCTCACGGGTAAAGCTCGGTTCACCGCTACTTTTGTAACCCCTCATCTCACTGACCAACATCAGCCAATACTCACACCAGTATCTTTATAGCGCTTAAGCCAACTTGTTCTTAGGCTTAGGCTATGCGACCCTGTTGTCCTATCTATTTGTACACGCAACATGAATAGCACAACCCACATAAATACAAAAAGCATCGCGCCCAAATCCAAAGCCTTACGTATTGCCTTATTGGGCTACCGCAGTGACCCCTTTGTTGGCGGCCAAGGTATTTATTTACATTACCTTAGCCGCGCCTTAACCGAACAGGGCCACCATTTAACCGTTTTTAGTGGTCCACCTTATCCTGTATTAGATAAAGGAATCCGGCTAATAAAAGTGCCAAGCCTCGATTTATACGCCAAAGAAAAGCCACTGCGTTCGCTGCGTCTTAAACACTTATTGTCATTTACCGACCTGTACGAATGGTGGAGCAAACTCAGTGGCAGCTTCGCCGAGCCTTACTGCTTTGGCCGACGCATCAATAAACTTATACACGCAGGCGACTTTGATATTGTTCACGACAACCAAAGCCTTGCCAGCGCCTTGCTGAATTTAGAAAAAAAAGGTCTTAAAGTTGTCAGCACTATTCACCACCCCATACATAGAGACCGCGATATTGCGCTAGCAGAAACTGATGATAAAGGCTGGCGAACTTTAATTAAGCGCTGGTATAGCTTCTTGAGCATGCAAGAAAAAGTCGCTCTAAAACTTAAGCACATCATCACTGTTAGCCAGCAAAGTCAGGAAGATATAAACACTTTTTTTCAACGCCCCCACAAACAAACCAAAGTTATTTTTAATGGGGTAGATACCGAGCTGTTTAAACCCGGAGCAGAACAAAATAGTGTTCAACTTCAAACAGCGCCATCCTTATTGGTCACTAGCTCTAGCGACCAAGCACTTAAGGGCATCAAAAGTTTATTTGAGGCACTCGCTCTACTTGTTAAAAACTTCCCTTCTCTGACACTACACATGGTGGGTGAATTAAAAAAAGGAGGCGCAAATGAAAAACTACTCAATACACTTCAACTTCAAAATCATATTATTTTTCACCAGCGTCTAAGTACCGAAGAATTAGTGCAGCTCTACAATCAAAGCACCGTCGTTGTCTGCCCTTCTATTTATGAAGGTTTTGGCTTACCTGCAGCCGAAGCAATGGCCTGTGGCCGAGCCATTGTTAGCAGCGATGGCGGCGCACTACCAGAAGTCATCGGTCAAGCGGGCTTGATTTATAAAGCCGGGGATAGCCCTGCTTTGGCAAAGTCAATTAAACGCCTACTGCAAGATCAAGAATTACGCACACAACTAGAAAAAAAGGCTCGCTTAAGAGCCGTAAGCACATTTAGTTGGCAACAAGTGGCGCATGAACTTAACCATTACTACCAACACCAGGTGATGGCGCTAGATTAAAATGGAAACAATCAATATTAATCAACTGCCAATAAAAGTAGGGGACTTTGTTTTAGATTTAGGTTGTGGCGAAGGCCGACATAGCATTGCAAGCCAGTGGCACTTCCCAAAAGCCAAGATCATTGCTTTAGATCTCAACATAGAAGATTTAAAAACAGCAGAAAAAAAACAGAACGAGTTCCAGCCGCTCAATTCAACTATTTATCTAAACGCCAGTGCCTATCAATTGCCTTTTGCCAGTGAAAGCCTGGATCATATTATTTGCTCAGAAGTCCTTGAGCATCTCGATGACTACCAGCAAGCACTTAAAGAAATACAGCGCTGCCTAAAGCCAGGTGGCAGTTTAAGCATCAGCGTACCACGCTGGTGGCCCGAGCGACTATGCTGGCTGTTAAGCAAGAGCTACCACCAAGTACCCGGTGGTCATGTTCGAATTTTTAAAGGCAGCGACTTAAATAAAAATATACGCCAGCTAGGCTTTAAACAACAGCAGCACTATTGGGCTCACGCTTTACACAGCCCGTATTGGTGGTTACGCTGTCTTTTTTGGAGGCAAGGCGAGCAACAGTGGTTGTGCCGGCAATATCATAAGCTATTGATTTGGGACCTATTAAAAAAACCCGCTCTGACCCGCCAACTTGAAAGGCTATTAAATCCAGTTATGGGGAAAAGTATCGTCTGGCAGTTTGAGAAAAAATAATGAGCATCACTGCTAATATATCCAAGCAATTAGAGCAAAGCTACAGCTATATAAGAAGCTGCCAACTCAGTAACGGTGCGATCTTATGGTTTAAAAATGGCAAGCTAGACCCTTGGGATCACTGCGAAGCGTTAATGGCGCTAAGCATTGCTAAAGATTTCGAGGCCAGTCTGCGCGCCTTTGACTGGCTGCAAGATAATCAAAACAGCAATGGAACTTGGTATGCAGCCTATGTTTTTGAAACAGAGCAAACAAATAAACTAGGAACAAATGCTCCTGTTCAGGCTTCCACTAAGCCCCCAGCACAAACCAATAAGCCAACAGAAAAAGATTTAAACAAAATAGAAACAAACTTTGTTGCCTACCCAGCTACCGCACTTTGGCATTACTGGCTATGCAGTAACGATAAAAATCACGTTGAGAAATACTGGCCCACAATAGAGAGGGCGATTAATTATGTCTGCTTGCAACAAAATCAAGAAGGCGACATTCAGTGGGCCTGCTCAGAGCTCGAAGCCTTGCCAAATGATGCATTGATCACTGCTTGCAGCTCCATTCTTCGCAGCCTTGAATGCGCCATTAAACTCAGCCACTTAGTGGACCAACAAAACAAACACTGGCAACAAGCCTACCAAAAACTAAAAACATGCTTACGTAACAAGCCCTGGCGCTTTGATCGCAGCTGGCCCAGCAAAGACCGTTTTAGCATGGACTGGTTTTACCCCGTGTTATCAGGAGCCCTAAACCAGGAAGAAGCACAACTTAGATTAAAGAAAGATTGGAAGAAGTTTGTTGAACCTGGGCTTGGTTGTCGCTGTGTAAGTGATGAACCTTGGATGACCGTTGCGGAAAGCTGTGAACTGGTGATAGCACTAGTGGCCGCTGGCAGGACACAAGAAGCAGAGGCGATGTTTGGCGATTTATTAAAGTGGCAAGATACAGACGGGGGCTTTTGGACGGGTTACCAATATGCCAACCAAAACATCTGGCCTTTAGAAAAGCCGAGCTGGACAGCCGCAGCTATCATTCTAGCCGCTGATGCACTATGGCAGCTCAGCCCTGCACACACACTCTTTACTCAAACCGAAGCCAAAACCAGCCCTGTAAAAGAAAGCTAAAAACTCAGCTTAAGAAACTAAAGCCGACGTAAAAAAGCTAAGGAGCCAACTTGCTCAATCAGCTCAAAGTCTGCACCAGCTAATACCGCTTCCATTGCTAAGCGAGGGCCTTGCCCGCCTTCTTCTGGGCTTGGGTAAATATCATGAATCGCCAGTATGCCCCCTACAAGTACATGCTGGCTCCAGCCCATACAATCATCCATAGCCATCTGTTCACTGTGGCCACCATCAATAAACACCAGAGCCAAAGGGGTAGCCCAGTGGCGCAAAGCTTGTTCTGAGCTAGCTATAACAGGGATCACGGTATTTTCTAACTCCGCCTTAGCTAAAGTTCGGCAAAACTCAGGGAAACTATTCATATGCTTTAATACTGGATCGTAAAGATCCGCATCGTGATAGAGCTCACCCACCTGATGCTCTTCAGAGCCTCGATGATGATCCAAAGCGTAAAGTGTATTACCTGTGGCCTTAGAAGCTGAACCTAAAAACACGGTTGATAAGCCACAATAAGAACCCAGCTCCAACAGAGGCCCTAAGTGCCCGACCTCTAGCCCAGCGCTATATAAAGCCTGTCCTTCTAGCTCAGCTAAAAAACCTTTTTCTGGCCTATAATCAGACAAACTCATCAAAATTTCTCTCAAGCAACTCGTTTCAATCCAAGCTCAACGCCCCTAAAGTAGTGGGTATTAAGCCTTTTTAACAACACTGGATTTCAGCATCATTGGGCCTGCACCATCGACCTTACAGTCAATATCATGATCGCCATCAACAATGCGTTTAATGACAGCCTTAGTACCCACCTTAAGAACGGTCGAAGAGCCTTTGACCTTTAAGTCTTTAACTAAGGTCACCCTGTCGCCCTCAACAATGGTATTGCCCACCGCATCCTTTAAAGACAGCTCGGGCTCAACCTCTTCTCCAGCATGCCATTCATGTCCGCACTCAGGGCAAACCAATAATGTGCCATCATGGTAGCTATATTCAGATGAACACTGCGGACAAGGGGGGAAGGTATCACTCATGGAACAATCTCAACTATCAAAGTAGGCGCTGCTTATTCAGCTACTATAAAGGCCGCCATTGTTGAGTAATTCGACCTTAATATCTACAAGCAAGGCTGTTCGAATGATGCTTAAACAAGAAAATTGAGCCCTAAGATGACAATACTTGATATAGAGCTGCCAGCAGCACTCGAAAGGGAGAAATACCTAATAATAAATACACAATAGCGCTGGACATTTCACTGGGCCACGGCTAGTATCAAGCCAGCTAGAAAGAACGTTACCATTTACATCCTACATTGCGCTGTTTTCTTTGTAATACCTCGTCCTGCACGATCTGTTTGAGTCTACATTTTTTCAAGCCAACCCGTCTCATTAGAGGCAAAACTAATTTTTTAAAATCGAGATATTATTATGTCTAACACCGTTAAAGGCACCGTTAAGTGGTTCAACGAATCTAAAGGTTTTGGTTTCATCGAGCAGGAGTCTGGTCCAGACGTTTTCGCTCACTTCAGCGCTATCGTTGGTGACGGCTTCAAAACCCTTGCTGAAGGCCAAGCTGTTGAGTTCACCGTAACTCAAGGCCAGAAAGGTCCTCAAGCTGAGAACATCACAGCTCTATAAGCCCAACAGCTTATAGCACTGTAAAAAGGGGCTTACTTCGGTAAGACCCTTTTTTTATACCCTAAATTCAAGCCTTTCCACCAATCCGTTGACTTCGACGCCGCAAACCTTTGTTTTAATAACAAGCTGTGTACACTTAGGCACTTTGTATAACTCGACATTAACCGAGCCAACACCCAGCTTAGGACAGCAGCATGATTTACAACACTATTCTCGAAACCATTGGCAACACCCCCGTGGTCAAGCTCAACCATATTGGCCCAGCCAATCAAAACATCTTTGTAAAAGTTGAGTCATTCAACCCCATGGCATCAGTAAAAGACCGCCTAGCCATTGCCATTATTGAAGATGCCGAACGCCGCGGCGAACTCAAGCCCGGCCAAACCGTTGTCGAAGCAACTTCAGGTAACACTGGCATTGCACTGGCAATGGTTTGTGCCGCAAAAGGCTACCCCTTTGTTGCCACCATGGTTGAGACCTTTTCGGTTGAACGTCGCAAGCTGATGAAAGCGCTTGGAGCAAAAGTGATCCTGACTCCCGCTGCCAAAAAAGCCAATTACATGGTGGAATACGCCGAAGAGCTGGCCCAAAAACACGGTTGGTTTTTAGCTCGTCAATTTGAAAACGACGCCAATCCAGAATACCACCGCAATACTACGGCTCCAGAAATACTGCGCGCCTTTGCCGGCCACAAACTTGATTATTTTGTCAGTGGCTGGGGAACAGGTGGCACCATTACCGGTACAGGTGAAGTACTAAAAGTCGCCCGCCCAGAATTAAAAGTGATTGCCGCAGAACCAGAAAATGCAGCGATGCTCAACGGTAAAGAATGGTCACCACACAAGGTTCAAGGCTGGACACCCAACTTTGTGCCCAAGGTACTCAACAAAGAAATAGCCGATCAAATTGTCACCGTTAGTGATGACGATGCCATCGCCACAGCCAAAGAACTCGCCACTAAAGAAGGCATTTTTTGTGGTATCAGTTCCGGTGCAACCTTAGCCGCTGCTTTAAAAGTAGCCGAGAAGGCCCCCGCCAATAGCAGCCTACTGGTTATGCTTCCAGACACCGGTGAGCGTTACTTAAGCACCCCACTATTTGCAGACATCAGCGAAGACTCTGACGACGAGTGGTTAGCTCAGCAATAGTACTTAGAATACATAAAATGTAAAAAAAGCTCGGCAAACTATAGGAAGTCGTTTGCCGATTACTCTGTTCTTTTCTATCTTATAAGAAAGCAGCTATAAAAAAACGCAACAAAAACTAAAACAACAGACAAATAATAAAGGAAGCACGGAATGCTTAAGAAACACAGCTCTCTCGTACACAAAGCCAGCCCTTTCATCTGTATTATTGGCGGCGCCTTAATTGGTAGCCTATTCACCCAAATAACCATAGGCCTAGCCTTGGGAACAGCTCTAGGCCTATCTCTCGCCTATGCCCTAGAGCAAGAAAGCTAATCAGTAGACAAACTATGGCGCGATAGAGACACTGGCTCTGTTTTCGGGTTCTATCGCAAAAATAGATTCATTCAAAGGCCGAGCAATCACATCGATCGCCGCATCATTTTCTATGCGCTCAATATTGAGATAGGGCAGCTTAATACCTTCCCACCACAGAGCATCAAAATCACTCTCAGGCGAGGCCTTTAAACGCATGTCCGTTTCAATCAGCTTATTTAAAGTTAAATACAGAAATAAAGCGGTCGTATTGTGTAGCTCTCGTTGAGCAATCTGATAATCCGGATAAGACATAACAATATTACTCGCATGCTCGCCCGCACCATTTGCTAAAACCAAAGCCGCTTCATTGTGATAACTCATACCTAAAAGCAAGCTCGTACGTTTAGAGAGCTCAGAAAGAATATTATTTAAAGGCTGCTGCAAAGAAACAAAAATCACATCGGGAATCTTTTCAGCCTCAGAGAAACGCTCAAACACCCGGGTGCTCAATACGGTTTCATCACCAATAGGGTTAAGATATACCCCCTCATCAAGAGTCCCACCTAAAGAACGCCAAGCGCGACCAAACTCTTCAACCGCATTGCGCCCAAAATTATCATCGGCCGCGACAAACGAGGCCGTCATTGCCCCCGATCGGGTACCATAACCCGCTAAAGCCCGAACCGATTCCAAGGAACGCGGATAAAAGCGATAAGAGAAGTTCGGCTGCATCGGCAGGGCCGTACTCGAAGCAAGGGTATTAATAACAATAGGCTTAGGCACATCCTCAGGTAAAGCCTGTAGGGCCGCCAGCAACTTACTACACACATCGCTAAAAGTGCAGACGATGTATTTTGAACCCGCCTTACTTTTCTCAAGTACTTGCGCAAACAAGGCATCGTCAAATTGATGCTTATGATTTAACAACTCGATACGATAATTTTTACTTATTTCAGGGTAATCAACTAAAAACGAGCCTAAAAACTGTTTTATCTGCCTAAGCTCTTGGCTTGGGTTATCCAACGCATCAGTCAGCGGAACCATCACCACAATGTTCTCAAGAGGCTCAACAGCTTGCGCTCTTTGGTCATAAAGTCGATAAGAAGAAACAAGAATAGAAACAAAGGCAATAGGTAAAAACAGCGCCATAAATTGATGGCGGATAACAAAAGGGAGATTCGATTCAAGCTCTGAATTTAGCCTTTTTTTATGCCTCAAGATCATCAAGGCAATTAACAACATCACCAACAAAGACATCACCGCAGCAAAAAAAGCCACGCTATATAAAAAGGAAACACTAGCGCCTCCCATAGCCTTTAAGGCAATGGATATCATGGTAATAGGAGCATAAATCAGAAATAACACCTGATACGACTTGTGCATCAAGTCGTGAGAACGCTGGTCA containing:
- the hisA gene encoding 1-(5-phosphoribosyl)-5-[(5-phosphoribosylamino)methylideneamino]imidazole-4-carboxamide isomerase — translated: MLIIPAIDLKDGACVRLRQGLMDDSTVFSDDPVSMAARWVDAGCRRLHLVDLNGAFDGKPVNGDIVTSISKAYPDLPIQIGGGIRSAETIEYYLNAGVNYLIIGTKAVKEPEFVTQMCKQFAGHIIVGLDAKDGLVATDGWAEVSNVKATELAKRFEQDGVNEIVYTDIARDGMMQGVNVEATLAMAEASSIPVIASGGITNMDDIKALSAVSARGISGAITGRAIYEGTLDVAEAQTYCDNAEG
- the hisH gene encoding imidazole glycerol phosphate synthase subunit HisH, with the translated sequence MSSVAIIDYGMGNLHSVASALHRVAPDVDVQVTADHEVVKRADRVIFPGVGAIRDCMAEIRRLGFDKLVADEIASGKPLLAICVGMQALMQRSEENGGIDCLGHFDGSVEFFSNNDVFQASSAQSKLKVPHMGWNQVEQVLDHPMWQGIENNCRFYFVHSYFVHLQQQGIESGRSHYGLGFTTAVAKGNVFATQFHPEKSHDAGLQLLKNFVAWDGKF
- the hisB gene encoding imidazoleglycerol-phosphate dehydratase HisB, coding for MSARTATVSRDTLETQIKVELNLDGTGNAKFDTGVPFLEHMMDQIARHGLIDMDVFCKGDTYIDDHHTVEDIGITFGKAINEALGNKKGIVRYGHSYVPLDGSLSRVVIDFSGRPGLEMDIPFTQKRIGNFDTELFLEFFRGFVNHAQVTLHIDNLRGDNAHHQAETVFKAFGRALRMAMARDERLGDVMPSTKGTL
- a CDS encoding glycosyltransferase family 4 protein; this translates as MNSTTHINTKSIAPKSKALRIALLGYRSDPFVGGQGIYLHYLSRALTEQGHHLTVFSGPPYPVLDKGIRLIKVPSLDLYAKEKPLRSLRLKHLLSFTDLYEWWSKLSGSFAEPYCFGRRINKLIHAGDFDIVHDNQSLASALLNLEKKGLKVVSTIHHPIHRDRDIALAETDDKGWRTLIKRWYSFLSMQEKVALKLKHIITVSQQSQEDINTFFQRPHKQTKVIFNGVDTELFKPGAEQNSVQLQTAPSLLVTSSSDQALKGIKSLFEALALLVKNFPSLTLHMVGELKKGGANEKLLNTLQLQNHIIFHQRLSTEELVQLYNQSTVVVCPSIYEGFGLPAAEAMACGRAIVSSDGGALPEVIGQAGLIYKAGDSPALAKSIKRLLQDQELRTQLEKKARLRAVSTFSWQQVAHELNHYYQHQVMALD
- a CDS encoding methyltransferase domain-containing protein, whose product is METININQLPIKVGDFVLDLGCGEGRHSIASQWHFPKAKIIALDLNIEDLKTAEKKQNEFQPLNSTIYLNASAYQLPFASESLDHIICSEVLEHLDDYQQALKEIQRCLKPGGSLSISVPRWWPERLCWLLSKSYHQVPGGHVRIFKGSDLNKNIRQLGFKQQQHYWAHALHSPYWWLRCLFWRQGEQQWLCRQYHKLLIWDLLKKPALTRQLERLLNPVMGKSIVWQFEKK
- a CDS encoding prenyltransferase → MSITANISKQLEQSYSYIRSCQLSNGAILWFKNGKLDPWDHCEALMALSIAKDFEASLRAFDWLQDNQNSNGTWYAAYVFETEQTNKLGTNAPVQASTKPPAQTNKPTEKDLNKIETNFVAYPATALWHYWLCSNDKNHVEKYWPTIERAINYVCLQQNQEGDIQWACSELEALPNDALITACSSILRSLECAIKLSHLVDQQNKHWQQAYQKLKTCLRNKPWRFDRSWPSKDRFSMDWFYPVLSGALNQEEAQLRLKKDWKKFVEPGLGCRCVSDEPWMTVAESCELVIALVAAGRTQEAEAMFGDLLKWQDTDGGFWTGYQYANQNIWPLEKPSWTAAAIILAADALWQLSPAHTLFTQTEAKTSPVKES
- a CDS encoding class I SAM-dependent methyltransferase, with the translated sequence MSLSDYRPEKGFLAELEGQALYSAGLEVGHLGPLLELGSYCGLSTVFLGSASKATGNTLYALDHHRGSEEHQVGELYHDADLYDPVLKHMNSFPEFCRTLAKAELENTVIPVIASSEQALRHWATPLALVFIDGGHSEQMAMDDCMGWSQHVLVGGILAIHDIYPSPEEGGQGPRLAMEAVLAGADFELIEQVGSLAFLRRL
- a CDS encoding zinc ribbon domain-containing protein YjdM, giving the protein MSDTFPPCPQCSSEYSYHDGTLLVCPECGHEWHAGEEVEPELSLKDAVGNTIVEGDRVTLVKDLKVKGSSTVLKVGTKAVIKRIVDGDHDIDCKVDGAGPMMLKSSVVKKA
- a CDS encoding cold-shock protein, coding for MSNTVKGTVKWFNESKGFGFIEQESGPDVFAHFSAIVGDGFKTLAEGQAVEFTVTQGQKGPQAENITAL
- the cysK gene encoding cysteine synthase A; translated protein: MIYNTILETIGNTPVVKLNHIGPANQNIFVKVESFNPMASVKDRLAIAIIEDAERRGELKPGQTVVEATSGNTGIALAMVCAAKGYPFVATMVETFSVERRKLMKALGAKVILTPAAKKANYMVEYAEELAQKHGWFLARQFENDANPEYHRNTTAPEILRAFAGHKLDYFVSGWGTGGTITGTGEVLKVARPELKVIAAEPENAAMLNGKEWSPHKVQGWTPNFVPKVLNKEIADQIVTVSDDDAIATAKELATKEGIFCGISSGATLAAALKVAEKAPANSSLLVMLPDTGERYLSTPLFADISEDSDDEWLAQQ